Genomic window (Notolabrus celidotus isolate fNotCel1 chromosome 15, fNotCel1.pri, whole genome shotgun sequence):
AGCGCTGAGGTTGACTCGGGTACTGCATCCTCTCATACTCTGTCAGAGCCACCTGAGCCTTCTCCTGCAGAGACTCCACGTGGACCGGGTCTGTTAAACCGCAGGCGTCTAAGAAGaaggggggaagaggaggaggcagtTACTCAATAGTGTGGGCAGGTTATATAAAGAGTCGTGATGCTCTGAGAGAAAGGTAGCAATTCTGGTGCATAATGGATAAAAATGCACTGAAGGGAAATACCTACACATATAGATCCTAAACATGTGCACACTAACACAAAAATATATGATTTAAGACCTATAAACctggaaacaacaaaaaatagcaCAATATGTgtaatacaataataaagatGATAAAGAAAGCTGCATAATCACAAAATAATCAGTTTAGGAAAGCTACTTTTTAGAGGCACTTAAAAGCACAATGTTGTGTAGTGGTCAGTTACAGCACCTCATTATGCGGCTTCACATGTTGCATTTCATGAATAAGCCAGAAGATGGTGCTACAGTAGTTAATACATGGATCAGTATGGTTAACTGAACTGCAGTTCTCTGACACTTAATGCTTGgacaacatgttttatattattcACACTTTTATGATATTTAAATATCTATGTTCAGTTCCTATCAGCTTAATTGGGAAGCTTAGTCTCTCTTTGCTGGTCGTTTAATGTGTTATGTGGCTCTGCATGATAAGTTCAGTCACGTATAAAACTCTGATGATATCACAGGGATTGGTTACATCATTGGTTATATCCGCTCAGGCTTTGAGGCTGCACATATCTCACAAAACACTCCCATTAGAAACTAGAAGTGTTGAGTTGGAAGGATGAGAAAAATCAACAAATCAGGGAGAATCCAACAATGTGCTATCATGTTGCATTATGGGTAATGTAGGATTAACATGTTTTAGATAttccccaagcggcaacctccggtctcaaactttgaagcccatgcggaagtgttataaactgcaattcatctagaatccgcttgaggctggctgcagaaacaccggaaaccacatagacaccaattcaaaaaagacgatctttacagcagaaataaacatgtttacagcctggttcaaaaaacagcttggctctatgtagctaatttctctatcggcacacactgtacaggggtgattttctttctaacgtgacggatcagaagatattaagattacaagttttgcccaaataaggacatgactggcttgactcccggtcaggaacatatagctgttggctaggaggctcaaactccgcctctttacgtcacactatgcctggttgagttccgcatttccaatattgctgccgccgtcgattggcttcaaaacagcgctcagaaacagatgggtgacgtcacggatactacttccatattttagACAGTCTCTGATATTCCCCCAAACTAGAGACAATCAGACTATCTGATCCACtgctgtgtgtattttttaccaTCACTTCATAGGTCCAGTTCCCCTTTGTGTACCCTCTTGAATTTTATTGCAGAATAAAAcataattgttttttatttctttaaaaattgTGTTATTGGCTTCCAGCACTAGAACGCTGTTTACTGTAGGATTGTTCTACTAAATGTTTGCACTATGGAGCCCCTGTACGGACATTGGGACTGTTGGGTTATGAGGGATGGGTTTTGTGCTAGAACCAGCTGATCTCATTGTGCAGTTTTCTGTGtacattttgtatattttttatgtgtgaaaatcagtaaaaaaaaaaaaattgtgttatTGAGTCACCTGTGGCCTAGGGGTCTAAGCTAaccccatatacagaagctatagtcatagtcacagaggtcactggtttgactcccgtcCTCTACCATTTGCGGtatgtctttccccactctctactccccacccttcctgtctctcttcagctgtcctatcaaataaaagtgATAATGTCCAccaacataactttaaaaaatatgttattatcatagtataaaatatggacgtaggatccatgacgtcactcatctgtttctgaagcgctgttttgaggccaatcgtcggcagcagccatattgctgctgtcgagtgagtgtgacgtaaagaggcggagtttgagcctcctagccaacagctacagtgttcctgcctgtcaattaagtcagctgtgcctctcattggaagacttgtaatctcaatatcttcgaatttgccgcgttagaaaaaaattcacccccctcgtacagtgtgtgccgatcaagaaatgagctatccagactacacccatcttttgtaccaggctgtaaacatgtttatttctgctgtaaagatcgtctttttccaattcatgtgtatgtgacttccggacttccggagccagcctcaagcggatcctcgatgaactgcagtttttagcacttccacattggcgtcatatttttagaccggaggttatTATCTATTTTTTGCTTCAGGGGTCTGTTTTCAGTTGAAATAGCTTGACCTCCAGTTTTACTTTGcatcctttgtttttcttctttattatcATAGACATATTTCAAAGTGTCTTTAATAGTTGGCTGTTGAAAACATTGTGTCATAATAAGAACAGCTAAAGCAGAATATTTACCTGGTGAGAACAGTGCGATGGCCTTCAGACAGCTGTACTCGGCTGAGTCCACCTGTAGCCGGGTCAGCTTGTCCACCTGGTCTTGGAACACCCTCACCTGGTCCATAAAGGACACCACGCGCTCTGCTGACATGGGCGAGGAGTGGAAGCCGGCAGCCGCTAACAGGGGAGCCATATGGAGCGGCAGGGCTGACTGGGCTGCGTTGAGGATGAAGAGCTCGCTCCAGCTCAGCCTCAGCAGGGCCACCTGTGGATTTGTTGGAGTGTTAATCAGGTTGCTCTACACTGGtatcatacatttttaatgcttaCTGCATTCAGtgtctatttatgtttttgCTTCGACCCATAttgtctgtttctcttctgCATGTCTCAGACTATCTTCCAATGTGAGTAAAATAAATTCCATCCAAATACATCATCTTGGGATgttgtttccttgttttctaACCTGATCTGAGACGGGGAGTTCAGGGAAATATGGGATGTTTCTGGCCCACTCCACGGTGCTGAAGAGCAGTCGAGCAGCTAGTTCGCAGATGTTATCAATCCCCATGGCGTTATCGGGACCCGCCTGTTGGTTGTACTGGTGTCCATAGCGACTGCTGGGATATGGCTCGGCTCGCAGCAGCTGGGAAATGAGTTCTGAcactggctgacctcctccgcTGCCtccgttgttgttgttgttatagaACTCACCTCCAAGGCCGCTGGCACCACCTATGGGCGTGATTGAGGGGCTGAGGCTTGGCTGAGGTGGGATGCGACCGCGTTGAACTGCTGTAGTTTGGTTGGGTGGcaaaggggaggggaggaaggtggggtgggggggggggagaacagacacagagagaagaagatacAGAGAGGATGAAATAGTGAAGGGCAAGGGGAAAAATGAGGGGGGATTTGgagaagaaaccagagaagaagaaaagttaaAACTGAGTTCAGCCGGCGGTGGGTGTCAGATTATCGGCAGACAGGCTCGACCCGATTAGAGCTATTCTTGAAGATTAAAGGAAACATAATCAAGCCCAGAATGAATTCTGAAGAAGAccatgacagagagaaagaaaactctTGTGCCCGTCAGGCTAAATGAAGGTTATCTCttgaagtaaaacaaagaacCCGGGACAAGAATTAACGCAgcattcatattttaaagctttGCAGGATCATATCTTGTTGCAGGAATACAACGTGCTTTTGCAGCAACTTTTAGAGCCTCTACAACGGATGCACTCTGCActcaaaaacagcaaacatacTTAAGAGCATCACTTGGTGTAGTGAAACCACCACAGCTGTGACAGAAAGCATTACTGCTAAATCTAAGACAGCAGGGAGGattttctttattcatgtgGGGATATAGATTcatgtggtgtgtgtctgtacTACTTAGTGTACTTCAACCAGTTTCAGCCAGAGAAATTGTGTTGTGTAGCTGACCCTGACCTCTGGCCTCTCTGTGGAGCTGGTCAATCAGAGGGGATTTCTCTACAGGGAGCTGTAATGCGTCTAATCAGTATGCTTGACGATCTGTGCAGATGGGTGGAAAAACAACCTGACATACACATTCGACTCAAAGCTGAAAAGTCTTACAAGATTTTCCACATGTGctgtattttatcttatttgttgcttttttcataACATTGAATGATGCTTCACATGTGCTCCAGGACTTTAGGAGAAATCCCTGTATTGGATTCTGCCGGATCGAGCCAACATGTCGGAGGGGCTTCAGCCGCATCAACCAGGGGCTTAAGGCTCTGACTGGGATGCAGGTGTCTTAGAACTGGATCCCTTTCAGTCACTCTTACACAGGCACTAGATTAAGCCACTTAGTACATGGCATTGAGCCGACATGCATGGTTAGTTTAGCCATGATAGGGCCCAGACTGCCATGTGCAGCGTTTTTCTCTGCTCTGGAGACTTCATGGAGCAGAAGAGGCGAGATAACGGCATACATAAATTTGACTacgattgattttgttttctaaGAGTGACTGGCTGACTCAGAAAACTATcaataattgtatttttattttcaaatataaTCCATTTGCATTATTTGCATTGTTGCTCATGCACAGTCTTAGTGTATAATCGGTTCATAGAGATCAGAGTGGATTTATGAATCAGGGTAGACAGTTACCTTCTTTGCGCATGCCAACACGGAAACACTTCTTCAGTCGACAGTACTGGCACTGGTTCCTGTGGTGCTGGTCGATCTGACACTCTCTGTTTGACCTGAGGAGAGAAACAGATTCATTAAATCAAACCATGGGTGACTGATTTTATAGGAAACATTGACGCTTGTGTTCATTTTAGGTTTACATAATGTAGAATTTTACACTAGATGACAACAGTCTGGTTAATTATGATGCTACACTTTGGCTTTATCTGTTGCTCTTGAAAGAGCTTCCTCATTTCAATCTGGTTTTCAAACATATCCAATGTTATTTGGAGTACATTTATTGCAAATTCTCAtattctgatgatgatgatattgcAGTCTTAATTTCAATTAAAGACTGCTTCATCCAGAAAGAATAGGTGAAGTCAAAAGCTCTATCAAtttcacattaaaaagaaaaacatgaaacagaaacactACACACGAAACATAAAAACTGATGTGCGACCAGTCCCATTAAAAGCAAATACTAATGTGAAAAGGAAAAGCAGCTTAATGATGCTAATCTTCAATTCATAAACATTAATGTATACAAATAGCTGTATTCACAgattatatatatacacagcATGACCAGCATTTACTCCTTACAGAGCTCCAGGACAGTGATAACCCATCACAAAACatgtatttcctttttatttagttCCAGATAAGAAAGATATCCTCCTCAAGGGAGACAGGCTAAGAATGGAAGCAACATagaagcttcaacaaaaacaataaaaggacACCAAGAAAAATCATGCTTAGAAAGATTGTTTTAACAGCCAGGGTGATTTCAATACAATAACTCAACCTTTCTTAGATAACAGAAAAACTAAGTGGAACTTTTTAAGAATCGATATCTCAAATGTGAGGAATGATACCTTTTCTCTATCACATATAATCTATACTGGATGGGTTTAGGTTTTGGACTTTGATCAGACAAAACAGacaacttaaagctagggttggtaagCCCGGAAAACCAGTATGAATCTGAATGGAGCATTTCCTCAGAACTCCATCAAGGCATTTGATTGGTTCCTTCCATGAGGATCTCATGGCAgcgattggttgttgttttactaagtttactctggctgtagatgtttttaagtctttttttaaaaacacatcatgtattgattgccaccaggacataaagatagttttaaacagtataacaaaaagtgaatcTAACTCAGACTACCAATCCCACCTTTAAAGCCATAAACTTTAGTTCTCAGAAATCCATAAGTAATGTGGTAATAAGTTCTATCTTATTCATCCTCAACAATTTGGATGCAACTACTGTATAGCTCCAGACTGTAGAAAATCTTATAAATAACATACTTCAATTATAGTGTGGCTGaaagaatgattgtttttatcattgATTCATCTGACATATTCTATTTGACTTGTTGTTTTGGTAGCAAAATTCCCTAAGGATCCAGCTCAAGACCAtacaatatattttaaaattcatGAAGTTGAAGGCttcatattatatttattattttggggAAATAGATTTAGAATATCATAAAAAAGGAGGGGAAACTAGAATATTTTGGCTAATATGAGGGTAGAAATATTACTGGGTTCAAttctaaagctgctgttggtagtcacagagaaaacatctgttcagagagagggacttcgaatgtcaacactatcccacccaaccagatttcctcttagtccccaaccatagactgtaaaaaatatggacgtagtatccgtgacgtcacccatctgtttctgaagagctgttttgagaccaatcggctgcggcagccatattgcttctgtcgagccagtgtgacgtaaagaggcgggctttgagcctcctagccaacagctgcagtgttcccacaggcagctgtgcctctcattggaagactggtaatctcaatatcttcgaaattgccgaattagaaaaaaattcaccattcattcattgcttgatacaaaggtattggaaaatgcagagattttgcaatagtctcaaatcaaaattaaaaataaagtaaaacagctgttgtatttttcgccatgataagtctcatagtggggccaaatattatattatttaagccctgaaacctgctgcgaacacaccaaacacatgtttcccagtcacctgacacaaTGAGTGTAATGTTCACAGCAAAAGAAGAGATAGATTAAAATGATGAAGAAAGCAAAGTTGActattctggacccctcagctccagcatgaacagtttgcttgccgGACAGTGTCGCATGCAGGGGCGTAGTGCTATAGTGAGCGCACCTATAGCACATGCACAATATGAGGCTTCTTTAGAAAATGGTGGATCCACCGCTTTTACATATACGTAAACATAAGTGTTGATttgatcttgaagtgctctaaaaagtctatgaaattcaaccagattatccaaactgcaaatattctatttcctcactttgagaaaaagagtcctgcagcttgttgcatcagctgtgcgtaagttgtgtcctaagttagggtgtaaagtcctcactcaAGCAtatgttgaaactagttagattgtaacttaagttgtgttattgtttggtttcaccacagagaggtAAGgctcatcttaactagtagaccgtaacatccaaactaaccaaaacattgttgcagatatgacgcttacacttccagcagccaatcagaggaaaacaTAGTAACCATCAACTGTATAAATAACTTGGAACTGACCAACAACTGAAACAAACTTCCGCTGACTGACGTGGTACAACAACAGAAGGTATGTAAAGTATGATAAAGTAACATAGTAAGGTGATAAATATAGCcttaatccttaatctacggtgTGTGTATAATAACGGTGATATCAAGTGgcaaaattacaaaatacagCATAAGTTAATATAACGGTTGCCTACTCTGCAGTTGAAACTGtaacaaaataacacacaccACAATGGTCTTCACCGCTCACGGGTGCCGTCATAATctagctgggagaaccctctgtatctcctcatcctccaaatcatctCATCTTTCAAAACAACGCTCCTAGCAACCGGTACTCtacagaggactttacaccAACTCGGAGCTAAGTGTAAAAATTAAGTTGTGACTTAGGctaacgttggaactatctcagctggtgcaacgcccaaaatgttagtagagtgtaaactccatcctaaatgaaaaatcacattcaaactacATGTAAGAGCCATATtgttgattttctgtcttaATCGTTaaccatgattatttccttttttatcgcTTACTTCATTTctggttttgggttcatgggtgagGTTAACATTTTaagtacctgttcagttgggTGGCGGGCGGTTTActaagagggtgagtggggttgaatattttttgttgaccgccaccATCATCGTCACTATGattgtttattttgatattttttggtatttatttattttgagtgttttgttaataaatagaaaacttaatttggactttgattttgattattgGCAACACACAAGCACGACCCCATTAAGTCTCTGCGGCACCTTTCAATCTGAGCTGCTTCACTAGACCACGTTTGagcttacgcacagctggtgcaacaggctgcaggagcgCTCTTCAGATGCACTCCCCCCAGAGGACAgatttgaaatagcagttacttttactGAAAAATTGCAGTAAAGGTCTTTTCtgca
Coding sequences:
- the nr2f6a gene encoding nuclear receptor subfamily 2 group F member 6a isoform X1 produces the protein MAMVSGGWGDPNGGTNGLGDKSYLRGEEEDGSPQAGGSDMEAGDDDKACVVDCVVCGDKSSGKHYGVFTCEGCKSFFKRSVRRNLSYTCRSNRECQIDQHHRNQCQYCRLKKCFRVGMRKEAVQRGRIPPQPSLSPSITPIGGASGLGGEFYNNNNNGGSGGGQPVSELISQLLRAEPYPSSRYGHQYNQQAGPDNAMGIDNICELAARLLFSTVEWARNIPYFPELPVSDQVALLRLSWSELFILNAAQSALPLHMAPLLAAAGFHSSPMSAERVVSFMDQVRVFQDQVDKLTRLQVDSAEYSCLKAIALFSPDACGLTDPVHVESLQEKAQVALTEYERMQYPSQPQRFGRLLLRLPALRAVPANLISQLFFMRLVGKTPIETLIRDMQLSGSSISWPYVPGQ
- the nr2f6a gene encoding nuclear receptor subfamily 2 group F member 6a isoform X2, which gives rise to MAMVSGGWGDPNGGTNGLGDKSYLRGEEEDGSPQAGGSDMEAGDDDKACVVDCVVCGDKSSGKHYGVFTCEGCKSFFKRSVRRNLSYTCRSNRECQIDQHHRNQCQYCRLKKCFRVGMRKEVQRGRIPPQPSLSPSITPIGGASGLGGEFYNNNNNGGSGGGQPVSELISQLLRAEPYPSSRYGHQYNQQAGPDNAMGIDNICELAARLLFSTVEWARNIPYFPELPVSDQVALLRLSWSELFILNAAQSALPLHMAPLLAAAGFHSSPMSAERVVSFMDQVRVFQDQVDKLTRLQVDSAEYSCLKAIALFSPDACGLTDPVHVESLQEKAQVALTEYERMQYPSQPQRFGRLLLRLPALRAVPANLISQLFFMRLVGKTPIETLIRDMQLSGSSISWPYVPGQ